GCATTTTGCAGATGTGAGGCAGCGGATCGAAACGCTCTACGAGACGTTGCGAGAAAACCATCTGCTCCTGCACACCGTCCTCGAAAACAGCGCCGCGAGCATTTACGCCAAACGCAAAGATGGTCGCTATACCTTCCTCAACCGAGGCATGGAGCTGCTGTGCAACGTGACTCGGGAGCAGTGCCTCGGCAGAACAGACTTTGACGTCTTTCCGATAGAAATCGCTCAGCAGTATCGAGCCAATGACGTTGCGGCCATGATGACGGGCAAGCTGTCGGAATCCGAGGAAATGTCGAAGACACCTGCAGGTGACCGGTTGCTCCTGTCCAAGAAGGTGCCGCTGATTTCAGACGACGGCGAAGTCCAGGGAATTTGCGGCATCTCGACAGACATAACGGACCTGCGACGGACCGAACGCGCCCTGCGCGAGGCGGTTGAGACGCTGCAGCGCGAACGAGACAACAAACTGCTGAATGTCGAGGCGGCGACAGCATCCATCGCCCACGAAGTACGCCAACCCCTGGGGGCCATCGCGATAGGCGGCCTTGCGGCAATAAGATTTCTTGAAATGACGCCGCCCGATCTTGACGAGTTGCGGGCGATTCTGAATGGGATCATCGCCGACTGCCGTCATGCGAGCGAGGTCTTCGACAGCATCAGCGCCCTGTTTAAGAAAGTCGATCACAGCAGACGACCGGTCGATGTCAACGAGATTGCACGTGGCGTGCTGCAATCGCTTCACGGCCAGTTGAGGGATCACGGCGTCGCGACCGAAACCGAGCTTGCGTCCGATCTGCCGCTGGTCGACGGGCATCAGGGTCAGTTGCGACAAGTCGTCTTCAACCTGGTCAACAATGCAATCGATGCCATGGCCACCACAACGGATAAATCACGCCTGCTGCGGGTGAGCACACAGCCCCGGGACCACAACACAATCGTGGTCGCAGTTGAGGATTCAGGACCTGGGATTGATCCTGGACGTCTGAACAACATATTTGATGCATTCGTCACGACCAAAGCGAATGGAATGGGATTGGGCCTCGCGATCTGCCGCATGATCGTTCAGCGTCACGGCGGTCAACTTTCGGCATCGTCAGACGGCAAGACCGGCGCGCGCGTCCAATTCGTTCTGCCGGTCGGGTTGCTGGATACTGCACACGCGCGCAACGTCAGCCATTGACCGTTTCGGTTTTCTGGCGAACGAGGAGGCCGGATGAGTTCGCCAGCCGCCATAGCGCTCGATCGTGTAACCAAGGTCTACGACAAACCTGTCGTGTCCGACATTTCGTTGGAGGTGACGGAGGGAAGCTTCGTCACGGTGCTGGGGCCTTCCGGCTCCGGCAAGAGCACGATATTACAAATGATCGGTGGCTTCCTGCAGCCGACCGCAGGCCGTATTCTCTTCACAGGTACGGACATGACGGCGCTTCCGCCCAACAAGCGGCCATGCAACACGATCTTTCAGGACCTCGGCCTGTTTCCGCACATGACTGTTGCCGAGAACGTCGGCTATGGTCTCAAGGTGCGCGGCGTCGACCCAGCCACGCGGCGCAAGTGCACCGCGGAGATGCTCGCTATCGTTGCCCTTGAAGGCTACGAACGACGCCGCATACACCAGCTTTCCGGAGGCCAGCGCCAACGCGTGGCGCTGGCCCGAGCGCTGGTGCTTGACCCTGCGGTTCTTCTGCTCGACGAGCCGTTGACGGGGCTCGATGAGCGATTGCGTCAGCAACTGCGCGGCGAGATCAGTCGTCTGCACCGACGGCTCGGCGCGACCATCCTTGCCGTCACTCACAATCAGGATGAGGCTCTGTCTCTAAGCGATCGAATCGTAGTCTTGCGAGCGGGCCGCATCGAACAGATTGGTACGCCACGCGACGTCTTCGAACGACCGGCCAATGCCTTCGTCGCGCGGTTCATTGGGTTCGACGCAATACTGAAGCCAGAGCGCGTCGACTCCGGCATTGCCGACTGGCATGCGCGCGTTGCTGGACGAGATATCCGCTGCGAACCGCCCGTCAGCCGTGACCCGGCGGACGGTTATGTGCTGGTCCTCCGACCCGAGCGGATCAGGATCGCACACCCAAAAGAGCGAAGTGATCTCGGGCCGCTCACGGTCATTTCCACCGCCTACAAGGGCCGAGACGTCGAGGTTGAGAGCCGCTTGGTTGATGGTCAAGCGCTCAAATTTCTCATCTCCGCAGATCCGGGTGTCGCGGTACCCGCATCAGGCAGCAGCATCGAGATTGTTTGGGAACCCATGAAGCCGCTGTTGCTACCGGACACGCTGGTCGAGCCCTGATATCCGCCGAGCGCCGCCTCTGCAAAGGCGCCTGAATTATGATATGCATCAAGCTGGGAAGCTCCCGAGGAGCTTGGACAATGGCGCACAGCATCGGGAATGGTTCTCCACCGGGTGTATTCGCCCAATTGACACGGCGCCAGCTGGTTCAGAACGGTGTTCTTGGTGCTGGCGCGCTGGCAGTCGGAAGTTTGGGCCTACCGCGCGCCGCCCGAGCGTTAGATGAGATCAATTTTTGGGCAACCGGCACGCTCGATATCGGCGACGACGGCTGGAGGACCATCGCAAACGACAGCGGCGTCAAAGTCGACTTCACCGATAACGGCAATGACCCGGGGCCGGTCGTTGCCAAGCTGGCGGCCGGCAACGCAACCGACATTTATGATGTCGGAGGCCTGCAGGGAGGCAGCGAAAAGGAACTGGCGAAACGCGGTCTGATTGCGCCCTGGGACATTTCGCAAATCCCAAATTATGCGAGCGTGTGGCAGTGGGCGAAGGACATTCCTTACCTAACCCACGATGGCAAGATCTATGGAATTCCGACCGTCATCAATGCCGATTCCATCATTGCCATAAGGGACAAGGCTGGCAGCGTCGACAGCTACGGCGTCATCTTTGATCCGAAGCTGAAAGGCAAGACCGCAATGGAAGACGCCTGGATCAACAGCGTCACCTTTGCCGCCATTTATCTGAAGAACTCAGAGAATGCGAAGATCGCCGAGCCCGGCAACCTGACCGCTGACGAGCTCGGGCTGGTCATGGAATTCCTGATCAAGCACAAGCGGGAGCGCCAGTTCCGAACATTCTGGAACGGTTGGGAACAGGGTCTCCAGCTCGTGGCCAACCAGGAGGTGTGGGTGATGACCGGTTGGGAACCCATTGTTTATGCCGCGCGGAAGCGGGGTGTTGATTGCTATTATGCCGTGCCGAAGGAAGGCTACGAGGGATGGGCTAACAATACCATCCTGTTGAAGGGCGCGGTGGTCCGTGGGCGTACAAAGACGGCCCATCAGTTGGTCAATGCCCTTCTCTCGGGATTCTACGGCTGTAAACTCGGCCTGCTGCGCGGCTATGTCGTTCCCACCGACAACAACGTCGCCTACGCGACGACTCATGCGAATGCTTTCGATCCGGCGGACGTCCGGGAACTGGCCGAGCATGTGAAGCAAAAGTTTGCCGGCAAGGTCTATTGGCAAAACACCCGGCCGGACAATTTCCAGCTCTATGAAACATGGTGGCAGAGGTTGAGGAACGCTTAGTGCCTCGCGAACCGGGGCCTGACGAAAGCCTGGGAGTCCGCTGGCGGCCGGCGGGCTTCCTCCTCGCGCTCCCGTCGCTCGCGGTCTTTGTTGGGGTGGGCTTCATTCCGCTGGTACTGATCGCGACGTGGAGTTTCTGGAGCTTCGATCCCGACACCTACTGGATCAAGCCCGCCTGGTCGTTCGCGTCATATGCGGCCCTCCTCGAGAACGGACGAGCAACCGTCTTTCTGCGCACGGCGGGCCTCGCCGCACTGACGGCTACGGCTTCCACGCTGCTCGCGGTTCCGGCCGCGGCGGTCATCGGTCTGTTGAGCGGACCGCGCCGGGCTGCGCTCCTCCTCGCACTGTTCACCATTCCATTCTTCACGAGCGGCCTCGTGCGCGCCTTTGCATGGCGCCTCGTGCTTGGTCGGCAGGGCATTATCAACAACGCACTAATGAGCCTTGGAATTGTGGCGACTCCAGTCGAATGGCTTTTGTTCTCCGATTTTGCGGTCGTGCTGGGCATGGTCGCCGCCTATCTGCCATTCGCGATAGTTCCCATTGTGCTGGCATTCGCGCGGATCGAACATTCAGTGATTCGTGCAAGCCAGGACCTTGGTGCAGGCTTCTGGACCGTGCTCGCAACCATCGTCTTACCGCTCGTCCTGCCAGGAATCGTGGCGGGCTTCCTGTTCGTATTCGTCGTCGCCGTTGGCGCATCGATGGAGATCGAGCTTCTTGGAGGGGCTGGGGCTTCGTCCATTTCCATCATGATCAACGATGTACTGAGAGTGGTGAATTTTCCCCTCGCCTTCGCAATCGCTACGGTTGTCACTACTCTGCTTACCGTCCTCATCATCATCGCAAATCGCGCGCTCAGGCTGTCGCGCTTGTTCGAAAGCCTCGGCATATGAGCTTCGATGCAATCGTCACGGGACGCACCAGCGGCGGCCGGCTTTTGTTCACTACTATCACGGCGTTGAGCCTGGCAATCATGTATGCGCCGGCACTGTACCTGCTGCTTGCATCGCTGAACCCGGATGCGCAGCTTGGACTCGTTCCGCCGAGCCGCTATAGCCTCAAATGGTATTTCGCGCTTCTCGACGATAGCCGCCTCGCCGGGGCTCTCAAGGAAAGCGCGCTGGTCGGGCTCGCAACAGCCGCACTGGCGACGCCGATCGGCCTCTCTGCTGCGCTCGCCTACCGGGAGATGAAGCGCCTGCGCGGCGTATTCCTCCTCGTCATTCTCTCGGCCATGTTCGTCCCGGGTACGATTGAGGGCCTCGGCCTGTCGGCGACTCTGAGAGTTGTCGGTCTCGCCCCCTCTTGGGTCACCATAGCAATCGGACATCTTCTGTGGACGCTGCCGTTCGCCGCAGTGGTCTCGCTCATCGGCCTGTCGGCGGTCAGGCCCAGCACCATCGCGGCCGCCCGCGACCTCGGCGCCGGGCCGATACGGGCCTTCGTCGACATAACCCTGCCGCTTATGCGCACCAATCTCATCTCAAGCTTCGTCTTTGCATTTCTCCTTTCACTAAACGAGCAGGCGCGCGCCTACTACCTCGCCGGTCGCCAAAACACGCTTCCGCTTTATATGTTCGCCGCGATGAATTCGGGTGCCTCGCCGACCATCTACGCATTTTCAGGCGCGATCATCGTCA
This genomic interval from Bradyrhizobium sp. CB82 contains the following:
- a CDS encoding ABC transporter permease, which encodes MSFDAIVTGRTSGGRLLFTTITALSLAIMYAPALYLLLASLNPDAQLGLVPPSRYSLKWYFALLDDSRLAGALKESALVGLATAALATPIGLSAALAYREMKRLRGVFLLVILSAMFVPGTIEGLGLSATLRVVGLAPSWVTIAIGHLLWTLPFAAVVSLIGLSAVRPSTIAAARDLGAGPIRAFVDITLPLMRTNLISSFVFAFLLSLNEQARAYYLAGRQNTLPLYMFAAMNSGASPTIYAFSGAIIVISVAVVALVFAGLVGQQSRRPRQAPGKISY
- a CDS encoding ATP-binding protein, whose translation is MLQPEFEAHYAALKREIDALEADLAEPKARKHFADVRQRIETLYETLRENHLLLHTVLENSAASIYAKRKDGRYTFLNRGMELLCNVTREQCLGRTDFDVFPIEIAQQYRANDVAAMMTGKLSESEEMSKTPAGDRLLLSKKVPLISDDGEVQGICGISTDITDLRRTERALREAVETLQRERDNKLLNVEAATASIAHEVRQPLGAIAIGGLAAIRFLEMTPPDLDELRAILNGIIADCRHASEVFDSISALFKKVDHSRRPVDVNEIARGVLQSLHGQLRDHGVATETELASDLPLVDGHQGQLRQVVFNLVNNAIDAMATTTDKSRLLRVSTQPRDHNTIVVAVEDSGPGIDPGRLNNIFDAFVTTKANGMGLGLAICRMIVQRHGGQLSASSDGKTGARVQFVLPVGLLDTAHARNVSH
- a CDS encoding extracellular solute-binding protein, translated to MAHSIGNGSPPGVFAQLTRRQLVQNGVLGAGALAVGSLGLPRAARALDEINFWATGTLDIGDDGWRTIANDSGVKVDFTDNGNDPGPVVAKLAAGNATDIYDVGGLQGGSEKELAKRGLIAPWDISQIPNYASVWQWAKDIPYLTHDGKIYGIPTVINADSIIAIRDKAGSVDSYGVIFDPKLKGKTAMEDAWINSVTFAAIYLKNSENAKIAEPGNLTADELGLVMEFLIKHKRERQFRTFWNGWEQGLQLVANQEVWVMTGWEPIVYAARKRGVDCYYAVPKEGYEGWANNTILLKGAVVRGRTKTAHQLVNALLSGFYGCKLGLLRGYVVPTDNNVAYATTHANAFDPADVRELAEHVKQKFAGKVYWQNTRPDNFQLYETWWQRLRNA
- a CDS encoding ABC transporter ATP-binding protein, with the translated sequence MSSPAAIALDRVTKVYDKPVVSDISLEVTEGSFVTVLGPSGSGKSTILQMIGGFLQPTAGRILFTGTDMTALPPNKRPCNTIFQDLGLFPHMTVAENVGYGLKVRGVDPATRRKCTAEMLAIVALEGYERRRIHQLSGGQRQRVALARALVLDPAVLLLDEPLTGLDERLRQQLRGEISRLHRRLGATILAVTHNQDEALSLSDRIVVLRAGRIEQIGTPRDVFERPANAFVARFIGFDAILKPERVDSGIADWHARVAGRDIRCEPPVSRDPADGYVLVLRPERIRIAHPKERSDLGPLTVISTAYKGRDVEVESRLVDGQALKFLISADPGVAVPASGSSIEIVWEPMKPLLLPDTLVEP
- a CDS encoding ABC transporter permease, with translation MVAEVEERLVPREPGPDESLGVRWRPAGFLLALPSLAVFVGVGFIPLVLIATWSFWSFDPDTYWIKPAWSFASYAALLENGRATVFLRTAGLAALTATASTLLAVPAAAVIGLLSGPRRAALLLALFTIPFFTSGLVRAFAWRLVLGRQGIINNALMSLGIVATPVEWLLFSDFAVVLGMVAAYLPFAIVPIVLAFARIEHSVIRASQDLGAGFWTVLATIVLPLVLPGIVAGFLFVFVVAVGASMEIELLGGAGASSISIMINDVLRVVNFPLAFAIATVVTTLLTVLIIIANRALRLSRLFESLGI